Below is a window of bacterium DNA.
CCGGCTCGAGAATGGCGTCGTTTGCGATGGCTCTGGAGTCGCGGCGCCTAACGTATTGGCGGCGGGCGATGTGGCGAGTTGGGCAGGTACCGCCGGGGAAGCGCCACGCCGCTACGAGCACTGGACCCATGCCGTGGAGCAGGGCGTCCATGCAGCGAAGCGTTTGATGCACGGAACGGTGGTGGAGCCTCTCGATGTCGTTCCCTACGTGTGGAGCGACCAACTCGACATGCGCATCGCAATCGCCGGAGAGCCGGGGGCGAACGATGAGATGCACGTCTGCCACGGTAGCCTGGAGGAGGATCGCTTCCTGGCATTGTTCGGCCGAGAGGGTCGGCTGAGCGGCGCTGTGGCCTTCCGCCGTCCCCGCCCGTTGAATGCGGCACGCCACCTGATCGGTGAGCGAGCGTCCTTCGCGGACGCCATCGCGGCGAATTCCTAGGACGTGTCGTTTCGGCTTTTCGTTGCGATCTGGTGGGTCGCGAGCTTTTCCTTTTCAGCGGCTTCCGTCGGTGAGGAGGCAGAGCCGCCGATCGTCGTCTGGATCTCATTGGACGGGGTGCGTCACGATGCACTCGCCGAGGAGGGATTGCCTGCCCTGGGGCGCATCGCTCGCGAAGGTGCGACGGCCGACAGCCTGCTTCCAGTCTTCCCGTCGAGCACCTTCGCCAATCATGTGGCCCAGGCCACCGGCACCCACACGGATCGTCACGGCATCGTCGGCAATCGGTTCCTGGATCCGGAGCTCGGTTATTTCGACTACGGCAACGATGCCCGCTTTCTGGAGGCCGAGCCGATCTGGGCGGCCGCGGAGCGTCAGGGCGTGCGCGCCGCGACCTTCTTCTGGGTCGGCTCGGAGACGGATTGGCGTGGCGTGGGGGCGAGCTACCGCCGAGCCCCATTCGACGGCGGGCTTCCGGAACGCGTGAAGGTCGATCAGATCCTGGCCTGGCTCGATCTGGCCGAGGCAGAACGTCCGCGTTTGATCATGAGCTGGTGGCATGGCGCCGATCGTGCCGGCCATCGGAACGGGCCCGGTACGCCAGAAGTGGCTGCGCAATTGCGGGAGCAAGACAAGCAGTTGTTGCGCGTCCTCGAGGGCATCGATGCGCGCGGTCTCTGGGGCCGCACCACCCTGATCGTGTCGAGCGACCACGGCATGATCTCCGCGGAAAAGGTGCTCGACGGTCGGAGCCTGCTGCGCAAGGCGGGCCTTTCGGGTCGTGTCATTCATGGAACGTCGGTTGCCCATGTGCACCTGCGCGACCCCTCCCAGGTGGACGAGGCGATGGGGGCGTTTTCGGGAGTGGAGGGTCTCACGGCCTGGCGGGCCGAAGAGTTGCCCCTGGCCCTGCGCTACCGGCATCCGACCC
It encodes the following:
- a CDS encoding alkaline phosphatase family protein produces the protein MSFRLFVAIWWVASFSFSAASVGEEAEPPIVVWISLDGVRHDALAEEGLPALGRIAREGATADSLLPVFPSSTFANHVAQATGTHTDRHGIVGNRFLDPELGYFDYGNDARFLEAEPIWAAAERQGVRAATFFWVGSETDWRGVGASYRRAPFDGGLPERVKVDQILAWLDLAEAERPRLIMSWWHGADRAGHRNGPGTPEVAAQLREQDKQLLRVLEGIDARGLWGRTTLIVSSDHGMISAEKVLDGRSLLRKAGLSGRVIHGTSVAHVHLRDPSQVDEAMGAFSGVEGLTAWRAEELPLALRYRHPTRVGQVVLLAEPPLRLGGARRQPQALLEMVLGKARGGAHGYDPAKYEEMHAILLAKGRGVAPGARLGRPGAIDLAPSVAALLGIDPPGASEGEIIPGLGAPLSEPRAATLAP